DNA sequence from the Devosia lacusdianchii genome:
GCCAGATCACCAGCGCGCCCGCGACGATACCCAGCCCGGCGACCAGCACCGGTCCACGATCGAGCGGAATACCCACGGGCCGCAATTGCCCGGCCGTCATATCGGTCATCGTATCCCCAAACAAAATAGCACTGCCCGGGCCATAACCAGCCCGGGCAGATCAACCTATAACAATCAGATCAGTTGGTGACGACAGGGCGCGCCGGATCGGCAGTCCACTCAGCCATCGAGCCGTCATAGAGGCGCACATTCTCCAGCCCCTCGACTTCCGACAGACCGAACCAGGCGATCGATGCCAGGTGGCCGGTATTGCAGAAGGCGATGAAGTCCGACTTGCCGCCGACGCCGGCCGCCTCAGCAAGCTGGGCAATGGTCTCGGGGCTGGCAAACGAGGCGTTCTGTGCGTCATAGAACTTGTCGAAATTGATGTTCACCGCGGTCGGGATATGGCCCAGCGTCTGCACGGTATTGGTCTTTTCCTGGCCGATGAACTGCGCCACCGAGCGCGCGTCGACCAGGTTGGCATCGCCGGCGATCGCCGCCTCGACTTCGGCCACCTCGGCCAGCAGCTCGGGGCGGAACTCGGCCTTGAAGTCACCCGGCGTCACCGCCGCGACCTCGGTCGAAACTTCGCCATTGGCCTTGGTCCAGCCCGCCCAGCCACCATCGAGAATGGTCACTGCGTCGTGGCCCAGCACCTTGAAGGTCCAGTAGACACGGGTCGCGCCGCCGAACTCGGACGCATTGGTGCCGGCCGGTACGATCACCACCTGGCTGTCTTCATTGACCCCGAGCGCGGCAATGCTCGCCTCGATCTGTTCGACCGGCGGCAGCATGCCCGGAATATTGTTGACGGTCGTGCGCCAGCCGGCTTCCGAATAACGGGCGGCAACAGCGCCGGGCACGTGGCCGGCGGCATAGGCATCGACGCCTTCCACCACGTCGCGGATGTCGAGCACCACGAGGCTTTCATTGCCGAGGTTTTCGGTCAGCCAGGCCGCATCCACCAGTGGCTTGTCGGTCAGTCGTTCGGCATGGGCGGCACCGGTCAGCAGCAGCCCGGCGACAGCAACGGCGCCAGCAAGATTCAAACGCATTCGAGCATCCTCATTGGAAATGGTCTTTGCCCCATTCTGCCACTTCCGTTCGCCGAAAGCGGCTGACAGGGACCCAAAGCGCGGCGTCGCGATAAAAAATCTATCCAATCGGTAGAGATTTGAACGAAGAATTGTTCCTTTGCCACGATGGGCTTGCGCCTCCGCTGGGGTAATACTGCCGGTCACACACCGATTGCCCAGGCTGGTCCCATGCGTTCCCTCCTTCGCCTTGTCGTCATCGCCATCCTGTCGCTGGCTGCGATCCCCACCTTCGCCCAGACCACGGCGCCGGCGACCGAGCAGGCCGAGCCACGCGCCACCGTGCTAAGCTTTGAGAGCGAAGCGCAGGTCAATGCCCTGGCCGCCGAGGGCAAGACCGTCGTGTTCTTCTTTGCCGCCTGGTGCCCCAATTGCCGCGCCACCGTGGCCGAACTCAATAGCCGCTGGGCCGAGGTCAATCCCGACCTCACCCTTGTCATCGCCGATTACGATAAGGAAAGCGCGCTCAAGGGCAAATATGGCGTGACCTATCAGGACACCTTCGTCCTGCTCGACACCACCGGCGCCGCCATCAAGTCGTGGAACAGCGGCGGCGTCGACGGCCTCAACGCCAATAGCGCCAGCTAGACATGCTGCTGACCATTGGTTTTGCCTTTCTCGCCGGCATCATCACGGTGCTGTCGCCCTGCGTGCTGCCGCTGCTGCCGGTCATCCTCGCCAGCGCTGCGCAGGAGGGAAAGGCGCGGCCGATCGGCCTCATCATCGGCTTCGTCGGCGCCTTTACCGCGGCGACGCTTGCCCTCAGCTTCCTGGTCCGCGCGCTCGGCGTGCCGCCCGATCTCAACCGCATCCTCGCCGGCGCGGTGCTGATCGCGCTCGGCCTCGTCCTCGCCATTCCGCAATTCCACCTTGCCTTCGAGCGCCTCGCCGGCGCCCTCGCCTCCCGCGCCCCCGCCGGTGGCCCTTCCTCAGGCTTCGGTGGCGGCCTGGCCGTCGGCGCCGGCCTCGGGCTGGCCTGGAGCCCCTGCGTCGGCCCCATCATGGCCGCCGTCATCACGCTGGCGCTCAACCAGCAGGTCGATGCCGGCGCCATCGCCGTCACCCTCGCCTTTTCACTCGGCACCGCCCTGCCCATGGCCGCCATCATGTTCGGCGGCCGCGCGCTGGTGCAGCGGCTCGGCTGGTTCACAAGACATGCCAATCGCATCCAGCAAGCCCTCGGACTGATCCTCGTCCTCACCGGCCTCGCCATCTTCCTTGGCTGGGACCGGCAAATTCAGATCCTGCTGCTCACCTGGTTCCCCGATTGGGAACTCGCTCTGACCGGCTGGGAACCGCGCCCCACGCGCTAGCCGCGACACCTGTGAGTCCGCTGTGCTGCTTTTCCCGAATCGGCGCTGTCAGTGCTAACAGTGTGCTAACCAATTCGCCGTGTGTGTGCCTCCCGATTGACCGGGACGTGACCCGCCAATCCGGAGACCCGATGAAGGTAGCAATCGACATGGGCGCAACCACGGGCGCCGCGCCCGCGACGCTCGATCTCGAGGAATTGCTCGCCACGCGTCTGCTCGTCCAGGGTAATTCCGGCTCCGGCAAGTCGCACCTTCTGCGCCGCCTGCTCGAACAATCGGCCCCATGGGTGCAGCAATGCATCATCGATCCTGAGGGTGATTTCACAACGCTGTCAGAGCGCTACGGCCACACCGTGGTCGACGCCACCCGCACCGAAGCCGAGCTCACCCGCATCGCCGCCCGCGTCCGCCAGCACCGCGTCTCGGTCGTGCTCAACCTCGAAGGGCTCGACGTCGAGCAGCAGATGCGCGCCGCCGCTGCCTTCCTCGGCGGCATGTTCGATGCCGATCGCGACTACTGGTACCCCGTCCTCGTCGTCGTCGACGAAGCCCAGCTCTTCGCCCCGGCCGCCGCGGGCGAGGTATCTGACGAAGCACGCAAATTGTCGCTCGGTGCCATGACCAACCTCATGTGCCGCGGCCGCAAGCGCGGCCTGGCCGGCGTCATCGCCACCCAGCGCCTCGCCAAGCTGGCTAAGAACGTCGCCGCCGAAGCCTCCAACTTCCTGATGGGCCGCACTTTTCTCGATATCGACATGGCCCGCGCCGCCGACCTGTTGGGCATGGAAAAACGCCAGGCCGAGCAGTTCCGCGACCTCGCCCGCGGCCACTTCGTCGCCCTCGGCCCCGCCATTTCCCGCCGTCCTTTGCCGGTCACCATCGGCGCCGTCGAAACCTCGGCCCGCTCCACCAGCCCCAAGCTCGTACCCTTCGAAGCGCCCGTCGACGCCGCCGACCTGATCTTCACCGCCACGGCCGAAGAGCAGGCCCGCCCCATCACGCGCCGCCCAGCGCCACCGCCGCCACCCTCGACCAATGAGCTGCTGGCCCAACTGTCCCGCGCTCGTCCCGAGGCCGAAGCCGCGCCGCAAACCCTGTTTCCCGAGATCGACGAAGCCGAGCGCGACGCCCAGATCGATGCCATCATGGCCGAACTCCTGGGTGATCCCGACGCCAGCTTCCGCACCGTCGCCGTGCTCTATCAGGATTTCCTCGTCCGTTGCCGCATCCGCCGCGTCCCCGGTGAGCCCCCCGCCTTGCCAGCCTTCAAGCGCAAACTCGCCGTCGCCCGCGTCGCCCCCGACAGCGAAACCGCCAGCAGCGACGCCTGGCAGCAAGCGCTGACCATGTCCGAAGCCCTGACCGAGGACGTACAGGGTGTCTTCCTGGTGCTGGCGCAGGCCGCCGTCACCTCAGCCCCCTGCCCCTCCGACGCCACCCTGGCCCGCCTCTACGGCACCCACTCCGCCAGCCGCGCCCGGCGTCTCCTGACCTGGTTCGAAGAACGCGGCCTCCTGGTCGTCCGCCTCGACTTCCGCAACAACCGCGTCGTGGCATTTCCGGATCTGGGCGCGGAGACGGCCCCCGGCGATCCCAATGGGCCTGATGCCATGGTGGATGTACGCGGCGCGGCGGAATAAGCGCTTCTACCGTCTCCCAGGGCGTCACCCGCGGGCTTGACCCGAGGGCTCTACACTTACCGAATGCAGAAAGTAAAACACCCCCGGGTCAAGCCCGGGGGTGACGATCGTGGATATTGGTAGATGAGCCTCAATCCTCCTCTACAAACACCTCTTTGCGCTTCTTCCTGATGCTCGGCAGCACCGCGATCACTACCGCCAGCAGCGCCAATCCCAGCAGCGTCGCCGAAATCGGCCGCGTCACGAAGATCATCGGATCGCCGCGTGAGATAATCATCGCCCGCCGCAGATGCTCCTCCAGCAGCGGTCCGAGAACGAATCCCAGCAACAGCGGCGCCGGCTCGCAGCCGAAGCGGATCAGCACATAGCCAACCACCCCAAAGAACGCGATCGCATAGACGTCGTAGATGTTCTGGTTGATCGAGAAACACCCGATACAGGCAAACAGCACGATGGCCGGAAACAGCGCCCGATAAGGGATGGATAGCATCTTCACCCACAGCCCGATCAGCGGCAGGTTGAGCAGCACCAAGAGGATATTGCCGATCCACATCGAGGCAATGATGCCCCAGAACAGCGCCGGCTGATCGTTGATCACGTTCGGTCCGGGCGTAATGCCCTGGAGGATGAACGCACCCACCATCAGCGCCATCACAGGATGCGCCGGGATGCCCAGCGTCATCAGTGGAATGAACGAGGTCTGCGCCGCCGCATTATTCGCCGATTCCGGCCCCGCCACGCCCTCGATCGCGCCATGGCCGAATTCCTCAGGCGTCTTGCTTAGCCGCTTCTCGGTCGAATAGGACGCGAAGGACGAGAGGATATGCCCGCCCCCCGGCAGCACGCCGAGCAGCGATCCCAAGGCCGTTCCGCGCAGCACCGGGCCGATAATGCGCTTGAAGTCGTCCTTGGTAAGCCACAGATTCTTGACGGCCTTCACCATCACGTCGCGACCCTTCTCGTTTTCGAGATTGCGCAGGATTTCGGCCACGCCGAACACACCCACCGCCACCGAGACGAAGTTGAGACCCGAATAGAGCTCGCGAATACCGAAGGTGAAGCGCGGCTGGCCGGTATAGATATCCTGACCCACCATGCCGAGCAGCAGCCCCAGCACGATCATCGCCAATGCCTTGAGAATGGAACCATGCGCCAGCGCAATGGAGACCAGGAGGCCCAGCACGATCAGCGCAAAATATTCCGGCGCCCCGAAGTTGAGCGCCGCTCGGGCAAGGGGCGGGGCGAAGAAAGCCAGCAGCAGCGTCGCCACCGTCCCCGCGAAGAACGACCCCAGTGCCGCCGTCGCCAGAGCCGGGCCGGCGCGGCCCTTCTTGGCCATCTGATAGCCATCGATCGCCGTCACCGCCGACGAGCTCTCCCCGGGCAGGTTGATGAGGATCGCGGTGGTCGAACCACCGTACTGCGCGCCGTAATAGATACCGGCGAGCATGATCAGCGCCCCGGCCGGCGACAGCGAGAAGGTGATCGGCAGCAGCATGGCGATGGTCGCCGTCGGCCCGATCCCGGGCAGCACGCCGACCAGCGTCCCCAGCAGCACCCCGATGAAGCAGTAGAGAATATTGATCGGGTCGAGCGCGACCGAAAAACCCAGGCCTAGTGATGCGATAATGTCCATGATCGGCTCCTACATCCCAAGCCAGGGGCCGAACCACGGCACCGAGAGGCCAAGCCCAACCACGAAGATAAGCGTGCACATCACCGTCAGCGTCACCGCCAGCAGCAGCGCGAACAGCGGCGAATTGAGCCGGCTCGAGAGCGCCGCTACAAAGCTCGAGATCAGCACGACGGGAACGAAGCCGAGCCCGCGAATGGTCGCGGCAAAGAAGATGATGACGCCCACGATCAGCGCCATGCCGCGCCAGGGCGGCGCGAACTGTTCGCCGGTATCCGGTTTCTTCCAGCCACTGGCGGCCACGCCCAATCCCAGTAGCGCCAGCACCGTGCCGAGAAGCAGCGGCATGAAGCCCGGCCCCATGCGGAAGGCGGTCCCCACCTCGTAGTTCAGCGCCTCAAGCGCGAAATAGGCCCCGGCCAGCACGAAAATACCGCCTGACACGAGGTCCTTGGTCGAAAAACTGGTGGCCATGAGCCGCCCTCCCGATTTTTTTGTCCTCACCTCTCCCTTTGGGCGAGAGGTCGGCGTGCAGCGCCGGGCGTGGGGGCTTCGCTAGTTTGGGTGCTTGGCCCACTCCACCCTTGATCCCTCCCCATCGAAGGGGAGGGAGACGACTGATAGTTCAACAAGACTCAATGTGGCTTCCCTCCCCCTTGTGGGGAGGGAATGAGGGTGGGGGTATTCCCACCCTCCGATATTGCTAGTCTGCGTAAACGCCCGCGGCTTCGATCACCGCGCGCCACAGTTCGATCTGGCTGGCCAGCGTCTGGGTCAGCGCTTCAGGCGTGGCTTCGTCGGCGGTCACCGGATAGGTGCCCAGCTCGGCGAAACGGCTGACCACGGTTTCATTGGCCAGTGCCACCTTGAGCGAGGCCTCGAGCCGCTCGACGATCGCCGGGTCGGTGCCGGCGGGGGCATAAAGCCCGTGCCACACGCCGATTTCGAGATCGAGCCCGCCTTCCTTTGTGGTCGGCAGATCGGGCAAATTGCCCAGGCGGTTGAGCGAGGTCACGCCATAGGCCTTCACTTCACTGGCCTGGATCTGGCTGGTGGTATTGGTGGTCTGGTCGCAGATCATGTCCACCTGGCCGCCGATTATGTCGGTCATCGCCGGCCCCGAACCCTGATAGGGCACAGTGGTCATCTGCGCGTCGAGCGCATCCATCAGCAGCATGCCGCAGAGCTGGCTGGCCGAGCCGATGCCGGCATGGGCATAGGTCACGTTCTCACCATTGGCTTTGATGTAGTCCATCATTTCGGCCAGCGTGTTCGGCTCGAAATCCTTCCGTGCCACCAGCGTCATCGGCACCGCCGTGATCAGCCCGATCGGCGCGAAATCTGTGGTCGGGTCATAGGGCAGGCTGCGATAGAGCGTCGGCGCAGTCGACATGCCGATATGGTGTAGCAGCAGTGTGTAACCGTCGTTCGGCGCGGTCGCGACCTGGCCCGCGCCGAGGGTGCCACCAGCCCCGCCCACATTCTGCACCACGACCTGCTGACCCAGATCCTGGCTCATCACCTCGGCCACGAGGCGCGCGACGGTGTCGGTCGGGCCACCGGCCGAGAATGGCACGACGACGGTGATCGGCTTGGTCGGATAGTCCTGGGCCAGCGCCGAACCAGCAAAGCTCAGGCCAAGTGCCAGCATGCTGGCAGCAAAGGCGGATGCAGTTTTTTTCATTGATTGTCCTCCCGGAATGGTTGGACGCTGGCTCCCCGCCGCGTCCTGCCAGTGTCATTGCAATCCCTGTGCCAACTCAGAAACGCAAGGCTGATATGCAGAAGCGCGAGACTGTGTTAGCAAAATCGGCAAGAACTTGCCGACACCTCGGCCGGTTTTCGGCAATTTCTTGCTCAAGGACCGCATATTTGGCTAGCCGCTATGGCTTTCGCGACCTGCTGCATCGCCGCCAGCTCCTGCTGGCGGGCCTGGCGCTCGCGCTCGTTCTCGCCACCGGCTGGGCCGCCTTCGAGCTGGCATTGGCAAGCGCCATCACCGCCGCAGGCCAGCAAGCCGATCGCCGTCTGGCGCTGTTTGATCGCACCCTTGAAGCCATCATCGAGCGCTTCCACTACCTGCCCTCAAGCATGGCGCTCGCCGCCGAAACCCATGCCATCCTGGCCGACCCCACCAACCCTGACCTGCGCGAAACGGCCAACGGCTTCCTCTCCAAGCTCAACGACACTGCCGGCGCCGGCGAACTCTTCATCATGGCCGCCAATGGCAATGTCGTCGCCGCCTCCAACTGGTGGGCCTATGACAGCTTCGTCGGCGAGAACCTCGCCTATAGGCCCTATTTCGAAGAGGCGATGGCCGACGGCGACGCCAAGTTCTACGCCGTCGGCACCGTCACCGGCGTCGCCGGCTATTTCCTCACGCGTCGCATCGATGGGGAGGATGGCCCGCTCGGCGTCGCCGTCACCAAGATCAATCTCGGCGAGATCGAAGCCAATTGGTGGCGCTCGGGCGAGCTGATCGGCATTGTCGACGTCAACAACGTCACCATCCTCTCAACCCGCCCTGATTGGCGCTACCGGCCGCTCACAGTCGTCGACCCCGGCGAGGCAAGCCGCATCGCCGGCGAGCGACGGTATGGCGAAGCCGGCATGGCCCCCGAGCCCGTGGCCGCCGATATCTGGCCCTCGCGCGGCACGCAGTTCGCCTATATCGCCGGCGACGACCCCGAGGCATCCGGCTTTTTCATCGTCGACGAATTGCGCCTGCCCACCCATCAATGGCGACTGGTCTCCTTCACCCCCACTGGCCCGTTGTTCCGCGACGCCTGGACCGCGGCCGCCGCGGCAGCATTGGGTGCATCGGCGCTGCTGCTGATCGTCGTGCTGCTCATGCAGCGCCGGCGCATCGTCGCCCAGCGCCTCGCCGATCATGAGCGGCTCGAGCAACGCGTCGCCGAACGCACCGAGGATCTGCACATCACCAACGAGGCATTGCGCGAGGAGATTGCCGACCGCATCCGCGCCGAAAAGGCCGAGCGCGAGGCCCAGCACGGCCTGGTGCAGGCGGCCAAGATGGCCAGCCTCGGCCAGGCCCTTGCCGGCGTCGCGCACGAGGTCAGTCAGCCCGTAGCGGCGCTGACCACGCACCTGGCCAGCGCCAAACTCATCGCCAGCAGGCACGATGACGCCGATATCGGCGCCATCCTCACCGCGATGGACAAGGTGGTCGATCGCCTCGCCGCGCTCACCGGCCACCTCAAGACCTTCGCCCGCAAGGAGACCCGCGTCGAGGCGCAGGCCGATATCGGCACCGTCATCGCCAACGCGCTCGACCTGGTCGACCACAAGCTGAAGGCCTTCGGCATCGACGTCGAATACCGCCGCCACCGCGGCAAGCTCACAGTAACAGGCAATCCGATCCATCTCGAACAGGTGCTGATCAACCTCGTCGCCAACGCCGCCGACGCCATGGAACACAGCCCCATTCGCGTGCTCTCCATCGGCCTCAAGAAGAATGCCCGCAGTGTCGAAGTCGCCGTTGCCGATACCGGCTCGGGCATCGAGGCGGCCGAATTGTCCAACCTCTTTGACCCCTTCTATTCCACCAAGGAAGCCGGCCGCGGCCTCGGCCTTGGCCTCTCGATTTCCTACGGCCTCATCCGCGATATCGGCGGCGCCATCATGGTGGAGAGCCGCCCGGGCAAAGGCAGCACCTTCACGGTCCGGCTCCCGCTGGCCGTACAGCCAGCCCAAACCAAAGAGATTTCCGCATGACCGACCCCGTGGTTCTCATCGTCGACGACGAAGAAATGGTGCGCACCGCGCTTGAGCAGTGGCTGCGCCTCTCGGGCTTCACCACCCATGTGGCCAACGATGCTGGCCAGGCCCTCGCCATGCTCGACGACGTGCGCCCGCATGTCGTGCTGACCGATGTCCGCATGCCCGGCCTGTCGGGCCTCGACCTGCTGCGCACCGTCCGCGAGCGCGCCCTCGCCACCGAGGTCATTCTCATCACCGGCCACGGCGACGTACCCATGGCCGTGGAAGCCATGCGCGCTGGGGCCTTCGATTTCCTGCAAAAGCCCTATGTGCCCGACCAATTGGTCAAGACGCTGCGCCGCGCCGCCGAACAGGCCGGCCTCAAACGCGAGGTCGCCGACCTGCGCCGCCGACTCGATGGCGGCGAAACCGAACTCGCCACCCGCCTCGTCGGCTCCTCTCGAGTCATGGACGATCTTCGCCACGTCATCCGCGAACTGGCATCCATCCCCACAGATGTGATCATCCTGGGCGAAACCGGCACCGGCAAGGAAGTCGTCGCGCGCTGCCTGCACGATTTCTCGCCGCGCAGCAAAGGCCCCTTCGTCGCCGTCAATTGCGCCGCCATCCCCGCCGAACTGATCGAATCCGAGCTGTTCGGCCACGAGGCTGGCGCCTTCACCAGCGCCCGCGACAAGCGCATCGGCAAGTTTGAATTCGCCAATGGCGGCACGCTGCTGCTCGACGAGATCGAGTCCATGCCCCTGCTGGCCCAGGCCAAGGTGTTGCGCGTCATCCAGGAGCGCATGGTCGAGCGCGTCGGCTCCAACCGGCAGATCCCGCTCGACGTCCGCATCGTCGCCGCGTCCAAGGTTGATCTTGCCGCCGAAAGCGAAGCGGGCCGCTTCCGCGCCGACCTCTTTTACCGCCTCAACATGGCGACCATCCATCTGGCGCCCCTGCGCGATCGCGGCGACGATAGCGTGCTGCTGTTCCACCATTTTCTCGGGCAAGCCGCGCAACGCTTCAACAAGCCGGCGCCGCAACTGCACCCCGCCGACATCAACGCTTTGCTGATCCACAACTGGCCCGGCAATGTCCGCGAACTCAAAGCCGCCGCCGACCGCTTCGCCCTTGGCCTCGACGCCACCGGCCGCTCGCTCGACATCATTTTAGGCCCGCGCGCCAAACCCATGCCGTCCTCCGCCAGCCTCGCCGACCGCGTCGCCGCCTATGAGCGCCACGTTATCGAAGCCGAACTGGCCCGGCATGGCGATTCCATCGCCGCCGTGGTCGATGCCCTGCAGGTGCCCAGGCGCACGTTGAGCGAAAAAATGGCCCGGCTGGGTGTGCGGCGCTAGCCCCCTCATTCGCCCGGAACCCGCCCTCGGGCGCGACCCGTGGGGGCACCTTCTCCCATGAGTGGAGAGGGGAACTCGGGAAACGACCGAAGAGTGGAGCCACCCTCGCCCCCTTGTGGGAGAGGGACGACCTGACGCGTTCAACGGAAGGTCAGGGTGAGGGGTTCTCGGCGCATATGCGATGCGCCTACCCCACGAACTCCGCCCTGAAGCTATATCGTCCCGTAGCCCCCGGCCCTAGCACCTCGCCATACGGCCGCTCTGCCAGCGCATCGCTGCCATCAATTGCCGCTGCGGTGCCGTGCCAAGGCTCAAGGCAGATAAACGGCGCCCCCGCCTTCGACCACAGCGCCAGGTTTGGCAGGTTTTCCCAAGTGAACCGGATCGCCTTGCTGCCCGCCGCATAACGCAGCCCCGCCCCGGCCCCTTCGGGGAACAACATAGCGTCGGCGACAAACAGCTCGTGGTCCAGCACCAGTTCACCCTTGCTGAACGGCGACGGCAGCGGCTCCGGTCGCACCAGCCCGCCCGACAGGCGGATCAAATCCGGCTCGCCGCCATTGTCCAGCGTCACCCGGTGCTCCTGCCCTTCACAGCCGGGCAGCGGCCAGACGAAGGCGGGATGAAAACCGATGCCGAACGGCATGGGCCGATGATCGGTGTTCATCACCTCGGCCGTGACCACCACGCTCCTGCCGTCCAGCCGATGCTCCAGCACCAGACTGAAATCGAACGGAAAGATGCTCCAGCTCGATTGGCTCGATTGCAGCTCGAACAGGCAGTGATCGGGCCCGCTCGCCACCAGTTCGAACTCGCTGCGCCGGGCAAAGCCGTGCTGGCCCATCGGATACCGATGGCCCTCGATGCTCACGTGATCATTGGGTGCCTTGCCGACGATCGGGAATAGCACTGGCGAGCGCCCGCTCCAGAACGCCGCATCGCCATCCCACAGCCAGGATTGCCCGTCGCTGGTGACGATCGACTGCATCTCCGCGCCCATGGGGGAAATCTCGACGCTCAGATGCTCATTGCCGATACGGGTCAATTGCATACTAGTCCCCTTGCCAAACCATCTCACCCTAACCCTCCTCGCCAAAGCGAGGAACCCTGTCAGATGCAAGGTTGATCGCGTCCCTTGCCGAGTTTCGAGCCGACCAATGCCAAGCAGAGCTTGAGTGGCCGCTGGGGTGGGGGTAAGCACCCGCAAACGCGGAATCCTGATGCTGCTGCCACCCCTCCCCATCGATGACGCCCTGCCGGCACTGCAATCCGCGCTTGCGGCTGGCCCCTATGCGGTCCTCGTCGCTCCACCCGGCGCGGGCAAGACCACGCGTGTGCCACTCGCCCTGCTCGGCGCCCCATGGCGAAGCGACCACCGCATCATCATGCTCGAGCCCCGCCGCCTGGCGGCCCGCGCCGCCGCCGGCCAGATGGCCCGCCTGCTTGGCGAAGAGGTGGGCCAGACGATCGGCTATCGCGTGCGCATGGATTCGAGGGTCAGTGCCAAAACGCGCGTCGAAATCGTCACCGAGGGCGTCTTCACGCGCATGCTGCTCGACGATCCTGAATTGACCGGCATCGCCGCAGTCATCTTCGACGAGTTCCACGAGCGCAGTCTCGACGGCGATCTCGGTCTTGCCCTGACGCTCGATGCCGCAGCCCTCCGCCTCGATCTGCGTGTGCTCGTCATGTCGGCCACGATCGAC
Encoded proteins:
- a CDS encoding sigma-54-dependent transcriptional regulator, translated to MTDPVVLIVDDEEMVRTALEQWLRLSGFTTHVANDAGQALAMLDDVRPHVVLTDVRMPGLSGLDLLRTVRERALATEVILITGHGDVPMAVEAMRAGAFDFLQKPYVPDQLVKTLRRAAEQAGLKREVADLRRRLDGGETELATRLVGSSRVMDDLRHVIRELASIPTDVIILGETGTGKEVVARCLHDFSPRSKGPFVAVNCAAIPAELIESELFGHEAGAFTSARDKRIGKFEFANGGTLLLDEIESMPLLAQAKVLRVIQERMVERVGSNRQIPLDVRIVAASKVDLAAESEAGRFRADLFYRLNMATIHLAPLRDRGDDSVLLFHHFLGQAAQRFNKPAPQLHPADINALLIHNWPGNVRELKAAADRFALGLDATGRSLDIILGPRAKPMPSSASLADRVAAYERHVIEAELARHGDSIAAVVDALQVPRRTLSEKMARLGVRR
- a CDS encoding aldose 1-epimerase family protein is translated as MQLTRIGNEHLSVEISPMGAEMQSIVTSDGQSWLWDGDAAFWSGRSPVLFPIVGKAPNDHVSIEGHRYPMGQHGFARRSEFELVASGPDHCLFELQSSQSSWSIFPFDFSLVLEHRLDGRSVVVTAEVMNTDHRPMPFGIGFHPAFVWPLPGCEGQEHRVTLDNGGEPDLIRLSGGLVRPEPLPSPFSKGELVLDHELFVADAMLFPEGAGAGLRYAAGSKAIRFTWENLPNLALWSKAGAPFICLEPWHGTAAAIDGSDALAERPYGEVLGPGATGRYSFRAEFVG